One window of the Lactobacillus sp. PV034 genome contains the following:
- a CDS encoding DUF2922 domain-containing protein, translating to MTTTKTLKLTFINGQNKKASLTMPDAAGDLTPEQVRQAMDTIAQANVFNRKGVDLYTQTNSAEYIERTVTSVFDDSAAK from the coding sequence ATGACTACCACAAAAACTTTAAAACTTACCTTTATCAACGGCCAAAACAAGAAAGCATCATTGACAATGCCCGATGCAGCTGGAGACTTAACTCCAGAACAAGTACGTCAAGCAATGGATACAATTGCCCAAGCAAATGTATTTAACCGAAAGGGAGTTGATCTTTATACCCAAACTAACTCTGCTGAATATATTGAACGAACTGTTACTTCTGTTTTTGATGATTCTGCAGCAAAATAA